Proteins from a genomic interval of Anatilimnocola floriformis:
- a CDS encoding proton-conducting transporter transmembrane domain-containing protein encodes MSELHLPWLELCVLLPLIGSLVAFRYREPSEAHTVGVGFSLATFFLATGAWFDFIYMRASVAEDKFHIMTRLLGREFFQLDEISAPLLPLGALLFALVIIATVRSKARRFSFFWTLLSEAIVLATFSCKEPWLIISLLTLATLPPFFEMRARGRATGMYVFYMAIFIVFMILGWGIVMIEERSTKHVHTLYAILPLLAAVLIRSGVFPFHSWVPDFFDKSSFGTALLFVTPLTGVYAAVRLVLPVAPDWVMRSLGLMSLFTAVYAGGMTLVQTEGRRLFSFLFMSHAAVILVGLEMATVQGLTGALCTWISVSLSLTGFGLAMRAVEARRGRLQLTSYQGLYEQMPLLAVCFLLTGIAGVGFPGTMGYVGSELLIDGAVATYPLVGIAVVIASALCGIAVLHVYFLLFTGARHISSISLRMGRREKVALLTLVVILFAGGIVPQLNIASRHHAAEELLNHRGIDIVNARPPWLQDGTAGPAPIRPAHRAAKGR; translated from the coding sequence ATGAGCGAACTCCATCTTCCCTGGCTGGAACTGTGCGTTCTGTTGCCGCTGATCGGCTCGCTAGTGGCGTTTCGCTACCGCGAACCTTCCGAAGCTCACACCGTGGGCGTCGGTTTTTCGTTAGCCACGTTTTTCTTGGCGACGGGCGCCTGGTTCGATTTTATCTACATGCGCGCCAGTGTTGCCGAGGACAAGTTCCACATCATGACGCGACTGCTGGGTCGCGAGTTTTTTCAACTCGATGAAATCAGCGCACCGCTACTGCCGCTCGGTGCCTTGCTGTTTGCCCTGGTGATCATCGCGACGGTGCGCTCCAAGGCTCGGCGGTTTTCGTTCTTCTGGACGTTGCTGTCGGAAGCGATCGTGCTGGCGACGTTCTCTTGCAAAGAGCCGTGGCTGATCATTTCGCTCCTCACGCTGGCCACGCTGCCGCCGTTTTTCGAAATGCGTGCCCGCGGGCGAGCTACTGGCATGTATGTCTTTTACATGGCGATCTTTATCGTCTTCATGATTCTCGGCTGGGGAATTGTGATGATCGAAGAACGATCGACGAAGCATGTACACACGCTGTATGCGATCCTTCCGCTCCTCGCCGCCGTGCTGATTCGCAGCGGTGTGTTTCCGTTTCACAGCTGGGTGCCGGACTTTTTTGACAAGTCGTCGTTCGGCACGGCGCTGCTGTTTGTCACTCCGCTCACCGGTGTCTATGCAGCCGTGCGACTGGTGTTGCCGGTCGCGCCCGATTGGGTGATGCGCAGCCTGGGGCTGATGTCGCTCTTCACCGCGGTCTATGCCGGCGGCATGACGCTGGTGCAAACCGAAGGACGGCGACTCTTCAGCTTTTTGTTTATGAGTCACGCTGCCGTCATCCTTGTCGGGTTGGAAATGGCGACCGTGCAAGGCTTGACGGGTGCGCTCTGCACTTGGATCTCGGTGAGCTTGTCGCTTACCGGTTTTGGTCTCGCGATGCGCGCTGTCGAAGCCCGCCGCGGCCGGTTGCAGCTGACATCGTATCAAGGGCTGTATGAGCAGATGCCGCTCCTCGCGGTTTGCTTCTTACTGACGGGCATTGCCGGCGTGGGCTTTCCCGGCACGATGGGTTACGTCGGCTCGGAGCTGCTCATCGACGGCGCCGTAGCGACCTATCCGCTGGTCGGGATCGCCGTGGTCATTGCGTCGGCCCTCTGCGGCATCGCGGTGTTGCATGTTTACTTTCTGCTCTTCACCGGCGCTCGGCACATTTCCAGCATTTCGCTCCGCATGGGACGGCGGGAGAAAGTGGCCCTGCTCACGCTCGTGGTGATTCTGTTTGCCGGCGGCATCGTACCGCAGTTAAACATTGCCTCGCGACATCACGCTGCCGAGGAACTGCTGAATCACCGCGGCATCGATATCGTCAACGCCCGCCCGCCGTGGTTGCAGGACGGCACGGCGGGGCCAGCGCCGATTCGACCGGCACATCGGGCGGCGAAAGGGCGATAG